One genomic region from Spirulina subsalsa PCC 9445 encodes:
- the pilM gene encoding type IV pilus assembly protein PilM encodes MFVKNLFGKKTKGIGIEVAPERINIVQLRKQGQNYKLETYLTREVPEGIFEEGQIVDSPALAELIQELLTENNIKAKKVATSVPMREAIIRIIPIPAELDDQELRDMVLNHEAGLYLPYPREEVDLDYQKLGFFEDEDGIEKVQVLLVATRREVTDAYLDTFQQAGLEVDVLEINSFALIRTIREQLRQFGPQEAAVLVDIEFESTEIAIVVDGVPQFSRTVPIGTFQLQSALSRAMNLPTKRDTEMLQGMTIPNTPVDGLRTGATGINPGMAALLRVLGELADELRRSIDFYLNQSGELEVAQLLLAGPGGGIGQLDEFFTNRLSLPTAQIDPVASLSLEMDEEIPAVVRPSLGIALGLGLREL; translated from the coding sequence ATGTTTGTTAAGAACCTATTTGGCAAAAAAACCAAAGGGATTGGCATTGAAGTCGCGCCAGAACGAATTAACATCGTTCAACTGCGCAAACAGGGACAAAACTACAAACTAGAAACCTACCTCACCCGAGAAGTTCCCGAGGGAATCTTTGAAGAGGGACAGATTGTAGATTCCCCTGCCCTTGCCGAACTGATCCAAGAACTCCTCACCGAAAATAACATTAAAGCCAAAAAGGTGGCCACCTCCGTTCCCATGCGCGAGGCCATCATTCGCATTATCCCCATTCCGGCGGAACTCGACGACCAAGAATTACGGGATATGGTTTTAAATCATGAGGCCGGGCTTTATCTGCCCTACCCTCGGGAAGAAGTGGATTTGGACTATCAAAAGTTGGGCTTTTTTGAAGACGAGGACGGCATTGAAAAAGTGCAAGTCCTGCTGGTGGCCACTCGTCGGGAAGTCACAGACGCTTATCTTGACACCTTCCAACAGGCCGGCCTAGAAGTGGATGTTCTCGAAATTAATAGTTTTGCCCTGATTCGCACCATTCGCGAACAACTTCGTCAATTTGGCCCCCAAGAAGCGGCCGTCTTGGTTGACATAGAGTTTGAAAGCACGGAAATTGCTATCGTAGTGGATGGGGTCCCCCAATTTTCCCGCACGGTTCCCATTGGCACGTTTCAACTGCAAAGCGCCCTCTCTCGGGCGATGAACTTACCCACTAAACGGGATACTGAGATGTTACAAGGGATGACCATTCCCAACACACCCGTCGATGGGTTACGCACCGGAGCAACCGGGATTAACCCCGGGATGGCCGCCTTGTTGCGCGTGTTGGGGGAATTAGCCGATGAGTTGCGCCGTTCCATTGATTTTTATTTGAATCAAAGTGGGGAACTGGAAGTGGCTCAATTGTTACTCGCCGGACCCGGGGGAGGCATTGGTCAACTGGATGAATTTTTTACCAATCGTCTCAGTTTACCTACGGCTCAAATTGACCCAGTAGCGTCACTTTCCCTAGAAATGGATGAAGAAATTCCCGCAGTGGTGCGCCCTAGTTTGGGCATTGCTTTAGGGTTAGGTTTAAGGGAGCTTTAA